The Phacochoerus africanus isolate WHEZ1 chromosome 9, ROS_Pafr_v1, whole genome shotgun sequence genomic sequence aaacgaatccgagtaggaaccatgtggttgcaagttcaatccctgaccttgctcggtggattaaggattgggtgttcccttgagccgtggtgtaggttgcagatgcggcttagatctgatgtggctgtggctgtggtgtaggctggcagctgtggctctgattcggaaccctaccctgggaacctccatatgcctcgggtatggcccttaaaagcaaaaaaaaaaaaaaaaaaaaaggatccaatgCACTCCCAGTTACACCAGGCTGAAAGAGTAGGACAATGGAAGGGAATGTGCACTTAGAGGGGTTATCAGACTCTATGAAAACCTACACTCATTGACGTGCTGGAGCCAGCTCTTACCTGCTCCATAGGTAATTGTTGACACCTCTTCCCAATCCCACATTAGGTGACTTAACTTTGGCAGCTTGGTATTGGCCATGGTAGAAATACTTATAGAAGTTGATGGTACAATTAAGTCCTTCTCCCCAAACTGGCGATTACATATCCGTCAGCATCCTACTGATGTGAGTGGTAGAAAACAGGAGAGTGAATTTTCTCCCACTGTGACCCTACTGAACATTTATTTGAGCCTGGTTCAAGAAAGGCCTCGAGAGgcattcccttcgtggcacagcggaaacgaatccaactaggaaccgtgagcttgtgggtttgatctccggcctcactcactgggttacggatccggcattgccatgagctgtgaagtaggtcaagaggtggctcagatctggcattgctgtggctcttgcataggccagcagcaacagctccgactggactcctagcctgggaacctccatgtgccgtgggcgtggccctaaaaagacaaaaaggaggggGGGCTTCTTTTACGGTTGGAATATTGCTGAGGCTTCTGGGTTCTGTACAGTGGAGAGACTCATTAGGGAAAGTAAGTGACAAGCTGTGATGGATCTCTGTGAGATAAAAAGAGAGCCAGCAGAATGGGCTCCCCTTCCTTGGCTCCTCTAGTTCAGTAGAAACTGGCGAGGCCGGGTCgggtggagaagaaggaagaaaatccctTGAAGAGTTTTGAGGACCGCTGCGGTTCTGTGAGCAGTTGCGATGGAGTTTTGCTGCGGTTCATCCCCCTCCACCACCAGAAGGCGCTCCTGCGCTGTCTCCGGGCCGACCGCCCCAGCCCCGCTTGGCGACGCTCTAGTCAACGCTTCTCTAAGGCCAGCCGGTTGACCGCCAAGCCGCTAGAGAAAGCCCAGCCAGCCTCGGGGCGTGCATCTTGCCTACGCGAGTCATGGAGCGTCTCCCAAAGCTCGCAGTCTTCGATCTGGGTGAGGGACAGGACTGGGAAGAGTTTCAGATTGGCGCTCTCTTTCTCCAACCCCAGTTGCTGCTCTCGAGGCCCTGCGCCCGCTCAGGCTGAgacctccccctccttcctcgtAGATTACACGATCTGGCCGTTCTGGGTGGACACGCACGTAGACCCCCCGTTCCACAAGAGCAGGTGAGACAGGGTCCGGGAGGCCTGGGGCCGGGCAGAGCCCTGCGGGAGCTGAgcgccctctctccctctccagtgATGGAACTGTACGAGACAGGCGCGGCCAAACCGTCCGACTGTACCCAGAGGTGCCTGAGGTCCTGGAAAGATTGCAGGGCCTGGGGATTCCCGTCGCGGCAGCTTCACGGTACGAAGAGCATCTGAAAATACTGCCCGTGTAATGCTGACAGATGCATGCACAGGCAGACTTACCGTGTAACCCCTTGGCTACAAAAATTTAGGTGGTCCAAATTTGAAGGTATTTCCATATTTTCCGAATTGTACCCACTCCTGTGCCTTTTGTTTACTGGCTCAGTGCCACCTGTGTCAGATAGGAAGGATATGGAGTTGAATAAAGGCCAAGGTGTCTACCCATGCTGGAAGAATAGCAAGTCAGtttcccccagccctggccttccACTCTCCTGATCCCACCTACTATGCCTTTTTGCAGGACAGGTGAGGTTGAAGGAGCCAACCAGCTGCTGGAGCTCTTCGACCTGGTCAGACATTTTGTTCATCGGGAAATCTATCCAGGCAGCAAGGTCACGCACTTTGAGAGGTACACGGACATAAGGGGAGAAGCAGGGAAAGAGAAAACCAGAAAGGCTGGAAGAGCTTTGAGGTTATTACCCACCCTACCCACTGCCTGTCTTGCACAGGTTGCATcggaaaactggagttcctttCTCCCAGATGATCTTCTTTGATGATGAGAAGCGGAATATTGTAGACGTCAGCAAACTAGGTACTGAGTGGTGAGGATAGCCGTTTGGGGAGTGAGAAGAAAGATTCCTAACAGGGAAAGGGTTAGGTAGATATGTACTGAATGGATAGTTTGCATGCATGTGACACCCCAAAGAGGTCAGTCACAATAAGCCTGATGAAAtgtggcttcttttctttctaggtgTTGCCTGTGTTCATGTCCAGAATGGAATGAACCTTCAGACCCTAACTCAAGGATTAGAGGTGTTTGCAAAGGCCCAGGCTGGACTCTGAGGTCCAGTCTTGTGGATGAGCCTCTTTGGAGGCATAGAACTGAGAGGAAATCAGGAGGGCATTTTCAGGTGCAtttgtaaattattattaaagtgtatTTGTTTGTGGCACAAGAAATCTTACCCAGTGTgggctatttttctgtttttccagtgTATGACCCCAGGGTGGGCCATCTGGAGATGCCAAGGCACTGGACTGCATCAAGTTCTGCCTTTTGAACGTGTGGCAAACCCAAGACTGTGATCCCCTTGTGCTCGCCCCATCTCCACCCCTGTCCTAAGCTTTGTCAAGGGCAAGAAGAGCTCTTTCACTGGCCCCAAGTATTGGGATACGTTACCCTGCACATTTCCTTCCAGGAAACCAAGACTTTGTtcttggggtaggggtggggcgcCGTTTTTATATAGTGGGAAACTAAGCAGCGGCTTTAAGACAAGCATGGGTTTGGGTCTGGTGTTTTGGGTCACACGTGACAGCAGTGGTCTCCCTGACGCTTGCTGATGATGTCTCCGTGGCGCTCCAAGGAGGGATTGGCCAAAGCCGGTCTCTAAGCGATGAGCGCAGCACCCTCCCAGAAGCAAGGCGGAAGCGCGCCGAACGCGGTGGGGCGGAGGCGGGAGAAGCGAGACGCGCGATGAGTGGTCTCGGCCGGCTCTTCGGGAGGGGTGAGCCCGAGCGAGACTGGTCACCGGGAGGTGCGGGCCACAAGGGGCGGGGGAAGACCCAGGAGACGCCGTCCCGAAAACCCTGCTGGGCCAGCAGGCGCCGCCTTGTCAGGGCGCCTGGCTCCGGCTGCCTGCCTTCCCCCAGCTCCGAGGGAAGAACTGGAGGCCGGGAGGGGGCGCGAGTGGAGGGCGTGGCGACTGTGCGGGCTGCCGGTGGTGAGGCTTGCGGGACGAGTTCCTGCCTGTCAGCATCCAGTCCTTTCCAAATCACTGCCGCTTACTTTATGCTGGGCCACAGGCAATCTGAAGTGACTGAAGAAAGATTGCCTTCTTGAAGTTCTTCGGTGGGGGAGGAAAGCAAGCAAAAACTGGCATTTACGGTATAGTGTAGCAACTCCGTGATGACATGTTCCTAAAAACCAGGGGCCCACAAAAGAAGCAGGCGTGGCGGGTGGTGATCCGGAAGGCTAGAAGTATGCCAGGTGGAGGATTGAGGTTCTCCAGGAAGAGGTAACTGTGTGCAAATCAGAAGCAGGGAAAAGTATGGTATATTTAGGGAAACGAGTTTAGGCTGCCCTGGGAGTGAGTGTGTGCATAGGTAGTGAGTGAAGGAGTGCACATGTGTGTAGTGAAGAGAAAAGTGGATGTGTGGATGGAGAGGTTAACAAGGGCCAGGTCACAAAGGACCTTGCATGTCTTGTAAAAAGCGTTtttgggagagttcctgtcgtggcgcagcagaaatgaatctgactagggaccatgagggtCCAAAccttggcctcgctgagtgggttaaggatctggcgttgctgtggctgtggtataggccgccagctgtagctccaattatagacccctagcctgggaacctccacatgctgtgggtgtggccctaaaaagaaaaaataataataataagtttttTGAGACTTCCAGTTGTTGGCTAAGCCAGTTAAGGACCAGATGTTGCCTCtgtaagggttcaatccctggccttgctcattggattaaggatctgacattgctgcaggttgcaacataggtcacaaatgctgctcagatctgatgttgccataactgtggcttaggcctgcggctacagctccaattagacacctggcctgggaacattcatatgtcacaggcatggccatcaaaaggaaaaagaaaaagtgttttggATTTTATCCTGTAGGCAATGGAGAATATGGAACGATATTAAGCAGGCAGGGgccatcagattttttttttttttttaaataaatctgttAGAGGTGCAGAAGATGAAGGGAGAAGTtgagaagaggtttttttttctctagcccTCTGCgatttccatatgtggcaggtgtggctgtaaaaaggaaaaaaaaaagcaagtgaacTCTGGTGGAGGACATGATAATGAAGAAGTTATGCATGTGTGGGTTTAGGGAGTGTAAGGGAAGTCTTTGCACCTTCCACTCAGTTTGCTGTGAACTCAAAACTGCTCTAAAGAATAGTCTATttgggggaagaagaaaaaaaagactgggagtGACTTGAAAGGTAGCTTGGAATAGCAAAAGAATGCTGACCTTGCAAGTTATACTGCTGCCTTTCAATTCCTGAGCAATCTCTTACTCCTGGTGATCTTTAGACCAAAATGTTAACCTCCTTGTGCCTTGTGTATTTGTAAGGTGGAGATAGTACTTTGGTTGTAGACAGTCATTTGGGAATTCGTAATAACGTGGTCAATTGCATAGCACCTCCTATATACTCAGTGATCAGTGGCTAATATTTGTACTTCGCACAACATGGGCTTCCTCACGGAttccagggaagaaagagaaggggccAACCCCTGAAGAGGCAATACAGAAActgaaggagacagagaaaatattgatcaAGAAACAGGAGTTTCTGGAGCAGAAGATTCAACAGGAGCTACAAGCCGCCAAGAAGCATGGGACCAAGAATAAGAGAGGTAATGGGGGGAAAGGCACCAACAGGGAGGGCCTGGTGGGAAGCTGAGGCTTCTGGCTCTGATGTTCAGTTTGGGCTGGGTCAGCCGCCCTACAGGCTTTGCGGAGAAAGAAGAGGTTGGAACGGCAGCTGGCACAAACCGACGGGACGTTATCCACCCTGGAGTTTCAGCGTGAAGCCATTGAGAATGCCACCACCAATGCAGAAGTGCTTCGTACCATGGAGATTGCTGCCCAAGGCATGAAGAAGGCCTACCAGGACATGTGGGTatgggggggagggcaggagggggcccAGGCACTGGTAGCTTGGTATTGTACTTTGAACTTTAAAACCTCTCTGAatgtgggagttcttgtcgtgcaatggaaacaaatccactaggaaccatgaggttgcgggtttcagtcttgtcctccctcagtgagttaaggatctggcattgctgtgagctatggtgtaggtcacagacgcagcttagatctggcattgctgtggtgtaggccggcagctgtagctccgattggacccctagcctgagaatctccatatgccgcaagtgcagccc encodes the following:
- the MDP1 gene encoding magnesium-dependent phosphatase 1, translating into MERLPKLAVFDLDYTIWPFWVDTHVDPPFHKSSDGTVRDRRGQTVRLYPEVPEVLERLQGLGIPVAAASRTGEVEGANQLLELFDLVRHFVHREIYPGSKVTHFERLHRKTGVPFSQMIFFDDEKRNIVDVSKLGVACVHVQNGMNLQTLTQGLEVFAKAQAGL
- the CHMP4A gene encoding charged multivesicular body protein 4a isoform X1, whose product is MSGLGRLFGRGEPERDWSPGGKKEKGPTPEEAIQKLKETEKILIKKQEFLEQKIQQELQAAKKHGTKNKRAALQALRRKKRLERQLAQTDGTLSTLEFQREAIENATTNAEVLRTMEIAAQGMKKAYQDMDIDKVDELMADITEQQEVAQQISDAISRPMGFGDDVDEDELLEELEELEQEELAQELLQVGEKAEEPPIKLPSVPSTHLPAEPAPKADEDEEELKQLAEWVS
- the CHMP4A gene encoding charged multivesicular body protein 4a isoform X2 yields the protein MSGLGRLFGRGKKEKGPTPEEAIQKLKETEKILIKKQEFLEQKIQQELQAAKKHGTKNKRAALQALRRKKRLERQLAQTDGTLSTLEFQREAIENATTNAEVLRTMEIAAQGMKKAYQDMDIDKVDELMADITEQQEVAQQISDAISRPMGFGDDVDEDELLEELEELEQEELAQELLQVGEKAEEPPIKLPSVPSTHLPAEPAPKADEDEEELKQLAEWVS